In Paludibaculum fermentans, the genomic stretch ATCGCCAGTCCGGAAGAGCGCCTCACCCAGGTACAGCTCGCACTGCAGCTCCTCGCGTTTGTTGCCGCTGCGGTGCGCCAGCGCGAGGGCCTCGGCGAACCCGGCGCGCGCGGCTGAGTAGTCCTGGAACTCCATGGCCTGCGCGATGGCGATGTTCTTCATGGCTCCCAACTGGCCATCGACGTCCTGAACCTGGCGGAATAAGGCGACGGAGGCGCGCTCGGTTTCCAGAGCCTTGTAGGGGTCGCCCAGGCGGCGATAGAGCGCCCCCAGGTTCGCTAGGACACGAGCCTCTTCCCCGGCCTCCAGCTTCTGGCCGGCCCGCCGCAGCTTCAGGTAGATATCCAGTGCGTCGTGATCCTTACCCAGCTTCTGCAGCAGTGCGGCGCGGTTTACGTCGACAAACTGCAGGACATCCGGCACCCACGGCTCGCCTGCACGCTCTTCCGCCATGGTGGCGGCGCGATTGTAGACATCCCAGGCCTCAACATAGCGGCCGCGGTAGAAATGGACCGCGCCGATGTTCACCCACGAGACAGCCTCCTGGCGCACTTCTCCGCGTTCGTGAAACAGGCTGCGGGCCTTGCCGAAGGCGTCCAGCGCCTTCTCATACTCGCCGCCATAGAGGAACTCGCCGCCCGCCTTGTTCAGCGCCTGCGCATCGTCAACACCCTGCCCCCAACACACGGCACTGATGAGCATCACTGCCACCAGGCGAATGGTATGATGGCCCGGAAACGGTGCATCCCCCCTCATGAAACCCCTTCGAATCGCATCCATTTGCCTGATCGTTTTGGGCCTATGCGCCCCCGTCAATCATACCCTCCAGGCCCAGGCCCGCAAAAAGAGGCTCCTGGTGATCGGCGCCAACAACACGGTTGGCGAGCGGCAGGGCTTTCAGCACGATTCCACGTCGCAGGCCATGGCTACACTCTGGAACCTCGGCCGCGAATCCACGCTTTGGGATACCTACTTCAAGAGCGATACGTATCTCCTGACGAAGCAGAAGCTGCCCAACAACGCCAAGAACCTCGACTATTTCGACGCGGTTGCCTTCTACACCACCGGCAACTTCCAGCTCACGGACGAGCAGAAGTCCGCACTGCTGTCCTTTGTCCGCGACGACGGCAAGGGCTTCATCGGTGTGCATTCCGCTCCGGACAGCTTCTACGACTGGCCCGAGTATGGCGAGATGATCGGCGGGTATTTCGATGGCCATCCCTGGAATACGTTCCAGGCCCCCATCGTTGTCGAGGACCCGTCGAACCCCATCGTGCGCCACTTCTCGAAGGAGTTCACGACTCTGGACGAGATCTACCAGGCGAAGAACTTCTCGCGCGAGAAGTGCCGGGTGCTGCTGCGCCTGGATGAGAACAAGCTGGATCTGACCAAGCCGGCGGTGAAGCGAACGGACAAGGATTTCGCGGTGGCCTGGATCAAAAACTACGGCAAGGGCCGGGTCTTCTACTCCACGTTCGGCCACACCCCGGAATCGTGGGACCGGCCGGATATCCGCCAGATGTGGCTGGAAGCGGTCAAGTGGACCATGGGCCTGACCGAGGCCGACGCCACCCCGCGCCCGCGCCCTGCCAAGTAGCCTCCTGCTCGCGCGCACCCTGGCGGGCTCCTGCCGGGGTGCGCTCCCCCACACCCAGCCCCGCTGACGTTTCGCCGGTTCTCCGCCATCGTTCCATCCCGCTCATTCGTCAGCCTCCTCTCCGCACTTTGCCCTCCACCCCTTGATTAAGTTCAACCTGGCCCGCTGGATAATCCGCAAATGCCGCAAAACCTGGCCGCGCCGCATCGCGGCGCAACGCCCCTGTGCCCGAAAGACAGTCCTTCTTGCAGTGGTGCTCCGGGTTAACATCCTACGCGGACGTTCTGGTTGTCTCATCACGCCCCAAGGGAAGGAAGCGGCGAATAACCAGTCT encodes the following:
- a CDS encoding ThuA domain-containing protein, whose translation is MKPLRIASICLIVLGLCAPVNHTLQAQARKKRLLVIGANNTVGERQGFQHDSTSQAMATLWNLGRESTLWDTYFKSDTYLLTKQKLPNNAKNLDYFDAVAFYTTGNFQLTDEQKSALLSFVRDDGKGFIGVHSAPDSFYDWPEYGEMIGGYFDGHPWNTFQAPIVVEDPSNPIVRHFSKEFTTLDEIYQAKNFSREKCRVLLRLDENKLDLTKPAVKRTDKDFAVAWIKNYGKGRVFYSTFGHTPESWDRPDIRQMWLEAVKWTMGLTEADATPRPRPAK